One Mesorhizobium loti genomic window carries:
- a CDS encoding oligopeptide binding protein of oligopeptide ABC transporter: protein MTKRSDIDLLRNQSTRGTNGDIWNVAVDEYAQGFLKRRDLLKYAALLGLTGFAASQGLFTPGAARAATAGGTVRVGLGQPTKAIDPVTVTDPASIGVLSQVGEYLILDDPKDGLQPKLALSWEADETAKRWTFKLRPGVKFHDGRSVTAKDVVASFERLVDPASGSSALSAYKGILSKGGAKVVDDETVAFDLDQSNSNFPFYVSSDVYNAVIVPADYAGDFEKNFNGTGPFKLESFRPKQGATFVRNPDYWGDKALPDRVEIKFFDDEQAQVLALQAGQLDVIPSTTRLELAIEGNPNFKLLSVQASSHDPAHLRTDQAPFTDKRVRRALALTIDREAVVKGLLKGRAIVGNDTPFAPIFPSADPAVPQRKQDIAEAKRLLGEAGVPNGFEVTLTTERAYDIPDYAVIIQNFAKKAGIDIKLNVLPQDAYYGSATFGSSPWLDSNLGITDFGHRGTPDIFLNATLKSSGAWNAAHFNNPDYDALLIDYGKARDLQAQRVAAGKIQTLLLDETPLIISYFSQYSRIVSSKVEGVRFTAISHLLLDKVSFV, encoded by the coding sequence ATGACGAAACGTTCCGACATCGATCTTTTGCGCAACCAGTCGACGCGCGGCACCAATGGCGACATCTGGAATGTCGCCGTGGATGAATATGCGCAGGGCTTCCTCAAGCGCCGCGACCTGCTGAAATACGCCGCGCTTCTCGGTCTCACCGGCTTTGCCGCCTCGCAGGGGCTGTTCACGCCAGGTGCTGCACGCGCGGCGACAGCCGGCGGCACGGTCCGCGTCGGGCTCGGCCAGCCGACCAAGGCGATCGATCCTGTCACGGTGACCGACCCGGCCAGCATCGGCGTGCTCAGCCAGGTCGGCGAATATCTGATCCTCGACGATCCCAAGGATGGGCTGCAGCCTAAGCTTGCTTTGTCGTGGGAAGCCGACGAGACGGCCAAGCGCTGGACCTTCAAACTGCGGCCCGGCGTGAAGTTCCACGATGGCCGCAGCGTCACCGCCAAGGATGTGGTGGCGAGCTTCGAGCGGCTGGTCGATCCGGCCAGCGGCTCGTCCGCGCTGTCGGCCTATAAGGGCATTCTCTCCAAGGGCGGCGCCAAGGTCGTCGACGACGAGACCGTCGCCTTCGATCTCGACCAGTCGAACAGCAACTTCCCGTTCTATGTCTCGTCCGACGTCTACAATGCCGTCATCGTGCCGGCCGACTATGCCGGCGATTTCGAAAAGAATTTCAACGGCACCGGTCCGTTCAAGCTGGAATCCTTCCGCCCCAAACAGGGCGCCACATTCGTGCGCAACCCGGACTATTGGGGCGACAAGGCGCTGCCCGACCGCGTCGAGATCAAGTTCTTCGACGACGAACAGGCGCAGGTGCTGGCCTTGCAGGCCGGCCAGCTCGACGTCATCCCCAGCACGACGCGGCTGGAACTGGCGATCGAAGGCAATCCCAACTTCAAGCTGCTCAGCGTGCAGGCCAGCTCGCATGATCCGGCGCATCTGCGAACCGACCAGGCGCCGTTCACCGACAAGCGCGTGCGCCGCGCCCTGGCGCTGACCATCGATCGCGAGGCGGTGGTCAAGGGCCTGCTCAAGGGCCGCGCCATCGTCGGCAACGACACGCCGTTCGCGCCGATCTTTCCCTCGGCCGATCCGGCGGTGCCGCAGCGCAAGCAGGACATCGCTGAGGCCAAGCGCCTGCTCGGCGAAGCCGGCGTGCCCAACGGCTTCGAGGTGACGCTGACCACCGAACGCGCCTACGACATTCCCGACTATGCCGTGATCATCCAGAATTTCGCCAAGAAGGCCGGCATCGACATCAAGCTCAACGTGCTGCCGCAGGATGCCTACTACGGCTCGGCGACGTTCGGCAGCTCGCCATGGCTGGATTCCAATCTCGGCATCACCGATTTCGGCCATCGCGGCACGCCCGACATCTTCCTCAACGCGACGCTGAAGAGCTCGGGCGCCTGGAATGCGGCGCATTTCAACAACCCGGACTATGACGCGCTGCTCATCGACTACGGCAAGGCCCGTGACCTGCAGGCGCAGCGCGTCGCCGCCGGCAAGATCCAGACGCTGCTGCTCGACGAGACGCCGCTGATCATCAGCTATTTCTCGCAATACAGCCGCATCGTCTCCTCGAAGGTCGAGGGCGTGCGCTTCACCGCCATCTCGCACCTGCTGCTCGACAAGGTGTCGTTCGTGTGA